The following proteins are encoded in a genomic region of Pikeienuella piscinae:
- a CDS encoding flavin-containing monooxygenase: protein MTRVAIIGAGPSGLAQLRAFQSAKAAGAEIPEIVCYEAQANWGGLWNYSWRTGTDEAGFPNHGSMYRYLWSNGPKEGLEFADYSFEEHFGKQIASYPPRAVLFDYIEGRVKKAGVRDWIRFNNRVRDVRYDEATGKFSLIVRDTVKDAETTEEFDNVIVASGHFSTPNVPYYPGFESFKGRILHAHDFRDALEFAGQDILILGTSYSAEDIGSQCWKYGCRSVTVAHRTAPMGYKWPENWAEVPALVRVEGKTAHFKDGSSRDVDAIILCTGYKHHFPFLPDDLRLKTANRLATADLYKGVVYVPNPKLFYLGMQDQWFTFNMFDAQAWWVRDCIMGMIALPDRATMEADVAARVAAEDALEDDYACIWYQGDYTKELIDETDYPSFDVEGACKAFKEWKGHKKKDIMKFRDNSYKSVITGTMAPKHHTPWKDALDDGLETYLKN from the coding sequence ATGACCAGAGTGGCGATCATCGGCGCCGGCCCGTCCGGCCTCGCGCAGCTCAGGGCCTTCCAGTCCGCGAAAGCCGCCGGCGCTGAAATCCCGGAGATCGTCTGCTACGAAGCGCAAGCGAATTGGGGCGGGCTCTGGAACTATTCCTGGCGCACTGGCACCGATGAGGCGGGGTTTCCCAACCACGGTTCGATGTATCGCTATCTCTGGTCGAACGGCCCGAAAGAGGGGCTGGAATTCGCCGATTATTCCTTCGAGGAGCATTTCGGCAAGCAGATCGCCTCCTACCCGCCGCGGGCCGTGCTTTTCGACTATATCGAGGGACGGGTGAAAAAGGCCGGGGTGCGCGACTGGATCCGCTTCAACAACCGCGTCCGCGACGTTCGCTATGACGAGGCGACCGGAAAATTCAGCCTGATCGTCCGCGATACGGTGAAGGACGCGGAAACGACCGAGGAATTCGACAACGTCATCGTCGCCAGCGGCCATTTCTCCACGCCGAACGTGCCTTATTACCCGGGTTTCGAAAGCTTCAAGGGCCGCATCCTTCACGCCCATGACTTCCGCGACGCGCTGGAGTTCGCAGGGCAGGACATTCTCATTCTCGGCACCTCCTATTCGGCCGAGGATATCGGCTCGCAATGCTGGAAATACGGCTGCCGCTCGGTCACCGTCGCGCACCGGACGGCGCCGATGGGCTACAAATGGCCGGAGAACTGGGCGGAGGTGCCGGCGCTGGTGCGCGTCGAAGGCAAGACCGCGCATTTCAAGGATGGGAGCAGCAGGGATGTCGACGCGATCATCCTGTGCACCGGCTACAAGCATCACTTCCCGTTCCTGCCGGACGATCTGAGGCTGAAGACCGCGAACCGGCTGGCGACGGCGGATCTCTACAAGGGCGTCGTCTATGTTCCGAACCCGAAGCTTTTCTATCTCGGGATGCAGGACCAGTGGTTCACCTTCAACATGTTCGACGCGCAGGCCTGGTGGGTGCGGGACTGCATCATGGGCATGATCGCGCTGCCCGACCGCGCGACGATGGAGGCGGATGTCGCCGCGCGCGTCGCCGCCGAGGACGCGCTGGAGGACGATTACGCCTGCATCTGGTATCAAGGGGACTACACGAAGGAGCTGATCGACGAGACGGATTATCCCTCCTTCGATGTCGAGGGCGCCTGCAAAGCATTCAAGGAATGGAAGGGCCACAAGAAGAAAGACATCATGAAGTTCCGCGACAATTCCTACAAATCGGTCATCACCGGCACGATGGCGCCAAAGCATCATACGCCCTGGAAGGACGCGCTCGACGATGGGCTGGAGACCTATTTGAAGAATTAA
- a CDS encoding ABC transporter substrate-binding protein: MRTATFVAMAAAPFAALAEADWDEPIIIVQNNWTSQLVTSTIVGNVLEEMGYEVEYAPADSQLQFAAIAAGDMHFQIEAWEGSMKSAFEAAVEEGMIDAGTHEAVTREEWWIPKYVLDVCPEAGDWKGLDACAEIFATAETAPKGRFVGPPADWGKNYADRIKALNMNFTAINVGQAATLWAELQSAYDRKEPIVLFSWTPNFVESKFDGEFVNFPEPEPACFDDPSWGPNPEATGDCGAPHKAWLKKAMWSGLEENAPKAAKFLRNVNFTNAQLADAAYMVDVDGMSPEEAAEKWAEENPDIIAGWME, from the coding sequence ATGAGAACCGCAACTTTTGTCGCGATGGCCGCCGCGCCCTTCGCCGCGCTGGCGGAAGCCGACTGGGACGAGCCGATTATCATCGTTCAGAATAACTGGACCAGCCAGCTCGTCACTTCGACCATCGTCGGCAACGTGCTGGAGGAGATGGGCTACGAGGTCGAATACGCCCCGGCCGACAGCCAGCTGCAGTTCGCCGCCATCGCCGCCGGAGACATGCATTTCCAGATCGAGGCCTGGGAAGGTTCGATGAAATCCGCCTTCGAGGCGGCGGTGGAAGAGGGCATGATCGACGCCGGCACGCATGAGGCGGTGACGCGCGAGGAATGGTGGATTCCGAAATACGTGCTCGACGTTTGTCCGGAAGCCGGAGACTGGAAAGGACTAGACGCCTGCGCCGAGATCTTCGCGACCGCCGAGACCGCGCCGAAGGGCCGCTTTGTCGGCCCGCCGGCCGACTGGGGCAAGAACTACGCCGACCGGATCAAGGCGTTGAACATGAACTTCACCGCGATCAATGTCGGTCAGGCGGCGACGCTCTGGGCCGAGCTGCAGTCCGCCTATGACCGGAAAGAGCCGATCGTGCTCTTCAGCTGGACGCCGAATTTCGTCGAATCGAAATTCGACGGCGAGTTCGTCAATTTTCCGGAGCCGGAGCCGGCCTGCTTCGACGATCCGTCCTGGGGCCCGAACCCCGAAGCCACCGGAGACTGCGGCGCGCCGCACAAAGCCTGGCTGAAAAAGGCGATGTGGAGCGGGCTTGAAGAGAATGCGCCGAAGGCGGCGAAATTCCTGCGCAACGTCAACTTCACCAACGCGCAGCTCGCGGACGCCGCGTATATGGTGGATGTCGACGGGATGTCGCCGGAAGAAGCGGCGGAGAAATGGGCGGAGGAGAATCCCGACATCATCGCCGGCTGGATGGAGTAA
- a CDS encoding quaternary amine ABC transporter ATP-binding protein — MTGDVQIKCRNIWKIFGDDPKGFLARHNGAPEDDAFGDEGYIGAVRDVSFDVRQGEILIIMGLSGSGKSTLIRCITRLNDPTAGEMEYEGRDLLKASEAELIDIRRHKMGMVFQNFGLLPHRDVLSNVAFPLEVQGVARAKRDARAREMIQLVGLEGREAYFPRQLSGGQQQRVGIARSLAVEPDIWFLDEPFSALDPLIRTEMQDEFIRLQQLLKKTIVFITHDFEEATKLADRIGIMKDGRMVQLATPEEIVLNPADEYVAEFARNAPHARIVSARTIMGPVSEGMAAATVPADAKIGAIAAQVIGSDAPTPVVDEAGAPIGAITRETVSDALFRAR; from the coding sequence ATGACCGGCGACGTACAAATCAAATGCCGGAATATCTGGAAGATCTTTGGAGACGATCCGAAGGGCTTTCTCGCGCGCCACAACGGCGCGCCCGAAGACGATGCTTTCGGTGACGAGGGGTACATCGGCGCGGTGCGCGACGTCTCCTTCGATGTGCGCCAAGGTGAGATTCTGATCATCATGGGGCTTTCGGGCTCCGGCAAGTCTACGCTGATCCGCTGCATCACCCGGCTCAACGATCCGACCGCGGGAGAGATGGAATACGAGGGGAGGGATCTCCTGAAAGCCTCGGAGGCGGAACTGATCGATATCCGCCGTCACAAGATGGGCATGGTGTTTCAGAATTTCGGCCTGCTGCCGCATCGCGACGTGCTCTCCAACGTCGCCTTTCCGCTGGAGGTGCAAGGGGTCGCGCGCGCGAAGCGCGACGCCCGGGCGCGCGAGATGATCCAGCTGGTCGGGCTGGAGGGGCGCGAGGCCTATTTTCCGCGCCAGCTTTCCGGCGGCCAGCAGCAGCGCGTCGGCATCGCCCGCTCGCTGGCGGTGGAGCCCGACATCTGGTTCCTCGACGAGCCCTTTTCGGCGCTCGATCCGCTGATCCGGACCGAGATGCAGGATGAGTTCATCCGTCTTCAGCAGCTTCTGAAGAAGACCATCGTTTTCATCACCCATGATTTCGAGGAGGCGACCAAGCTCGCGGATCGGATCGGCATCATGAAGGATGGGCGCATGGTGCAGCTCGCGACGCCGGAGGAGATCGTGCTGAACCCGGCTGACGAATACGTCGCCGAATTCGCCCGCAACGCGCCCCACGCGCGGATCGTCTCGGCCCGCACCATCATGGGGCCGGTTTCGGAGGGAATGGCGGCGGCGACGGTTCCGGCGGACGCCAAGATCGGCGCCATCGCGGCGCAGGTCATCGGCTCCGACGCCCCGACGCCGGTGGTGGACGAAGCGGGCGCGCCGATCGGCGCGATCACCCGCGAGACAGTCTCCGACGCTCTCTTTCGCGCGCGCTGA
- a CDS encoding ABC transporter permease, which produces MSQIRHGGAGPTGFFHSMAGQIALVAVFGVALSLVWPGATRWPTGWVIPAEFWVTDYITWLKGDASIFGVPFKDITRAFGEFLEAPVNWSDYLLVRGSDTLGLDQVPWVAVSAGMVILAHWVGGWRLAALALSTCLYLAFFHLWKDSMRTMTIVIAAVPMAVLIGLGLGVWVTRSKRAAAVFMPMFDLMQATPHLAYLPPVAALFSFGSVSALIATVVFAMPPMARCTILGLQSVSPEIVESGRMSGCTGRQLLWKVALPSAKRTLMLGVNQVVMQTFAMVVICSIVGASGLGQKLLYSLQQLKVGAAIEQGLAITLIAIVLDRITQAYADRPVDYELREKSWLARHRHAVIFLVILVVSYVVAEFYRPVELLPRKMTISFGGEMDSAIRAFNVAAFPYLNPVRDWVTVWILLPIRDFCLWLPWPTFVGAIAVAAWRLGGWSVLILCVTLVMSFIVTGFWVEAMKTTYLVFVSTLLCLAIGIPIGIWCARSDPVAKIALSICDTLQTFPSFIYLIPAIMLFRVGDFANVVAIIPYATVPAIRYTYLGLKRIPPVTVEASIANGATRRQLLWKVQMPIALPEIMLGVNQTIMMALAMTAITALIGSTDLGQEVVRAISTQNFGRGILCGFFIAALGIVGDRLIGAWAAKRRAELGMG; this is translated from the coding sequence GTGAGCCAGATCCGCCACGGGGGCGCCGGGCCGACCGGGTTCTTCCACTCGATGGCCGGGCAGATCGCGCTGGTCGCGGTGTTCGGCGTCGCGCTGTCGCTGGTCTGGCCGGGCGCGACGCGCTGGCCGACGGGCTGGGTGATTCCGGCCGAGTTCTGGGTCACGGACTACATCACTTGGCTGAAAGGCGACGCGTCGATCTTCGGTGTGCCTTTCAAGGACATCACCCGCGCGTTCGGCGAGTTTCTGGAAGCGCCGGTCAACTGGTCGGATTACCTTCTGGTGCGGGGGTCGGACACGCTCGGCCTCGACCAGGTTCCGTGGGTGGCGGTGAGCGCGGGGATGGTCATCCTGGCGCACTGGGTCGGCGGCTGGAGGCTGGCGGCGCTCGCGCTTTCGACCTGTCTGTATCTCGCGTTCTTCCATCTCTGGAAGGATTCGATGCGCACCATGACCATCGTCATCGCCGCCGTGCCGATGGCGGTGCTGATCGGGCTCGGGCTCGGCGTGTGGGTCACGCGCTCGAAGCGCGCGGCGGCGGTCTTCATGCCGATGTTCGACCTGATGCAGGCGACGCCGCATCTCGCCTATCTGCCGCCCGTCGCGGCGCTCTTCTCCTTCGGTTCGGTTTCGGCGCTGATCGCGACCGTTGTCTTCGCGATGCCGCCGATGGCGCGCTGCACGATCCTCGGGCTGCAATCGGTCTCGCCCGAGATCGTCGAGAGCGGGCGGATGTCGGGCTGCACCGGCAGGCAACTGCTCTGGAAGGTCGCGCTGCCTTCGGCGAAGCGGACGCTGATGCTCGGCGTCAACCAGGTGGTGATGCAGACCTTCGCCATGGTCGTCATCTGCTCCATCGTCGGCGCGAGCGGGCTGGGGCAGAAGCTGCTCTATTCGCTGCAACAGCTGAAGGTCGGCGCGGCGATCGAGCAGGGCCTCGCGATTACGCTGATCGCCATTGTCCTCGACCGGATCACCCAAGCCTACGCCGACCGGCCGGTGGACTACGAACTGCGTGAGAAAAGCTGGCTGGCGCGCCATCGGCACGCGGTCATCTTCCTCGTCATCCTCGTGGTGTCCTATGTCGTCGCCGAATTCTATCGCCCGGTGGAGCTTCTGCCGCGAAAGATGACGATCAGCTTCGGCGGCGAGATGGACAGCGCGATCCGCGCGTTCAACGTCGCCGCCTTTCCCTATCTGAATCCGGTGCGCGACTGGGTGACGGTCTGGATCCTGCTGCCGATCAGGGATTTCTGCCTCTGGCTGCCGTGGCCGACCTTCGTCGGCGCCATCGCCGTCGCCGCCTGGCGGCTGGGCGGGTGGTCGGTCCTGATCCTCTGCGTCACGCTGGTGATGAGTTTCATCGTCACCGGGTTCTGGGTCGAGGCGATGAAGACGACCTATCTGGTCTTCGTCTCGACGCTGCTTTGCCTCGCGATCGGAATCCCGATCGGCATCTGGTGCGCGCGCTCGGACCCGGTGGCGAAGATCGCCCTTTCGATCTGCGACACGCTGCAGACCTTCCCATCATTCATCTACCTTATTCCGGCGATCATGCTTTTCCGCGTCGGCGATTTCGCCAATGTCGTCGCGATCATTCCCTACGCCACCGTTCCAGCGATCCGCTACACCTATCTCGGGCTGAAGCGTATCCCGCCGGTGACGGTGGAGGCGTCGATCGCCAATGGCGCGACGCGCAGGCAACTGCTCTGGAAGGTGCAGATGCCGATCGCGCTGCCGGAGATCATGCTCGGCGTCAACCAGACGATCATGATGGCGCTGGCGATGACCGCGATCACGGCGCTGATCGGCTCCACCGATCTGGGACAGGAGGTCGTGCGCGCCATTTCAACGCAGAACTTCGGCCGCGGCATTCTCTGCGGCTTCTTCATCGCGGCGCTCGGCATCGTCGGCGACAGGCTGATCGGGGCCTGGGCGGCGAAGCGCCGGGCCGAACTTGGGATGGGCTGA
- a CDS encoding DUF1989 domain-containing protein, giving the protein MGVKPVFETPYERRGVIAPGLPILPHGVERHPVPGGGSRAVRIERGDEISVVDREGLQPCELVFFAPDGRSDAGMIGAKGGAEAKGLQRALATGDASGRRVLAALAKSGFDIGRADAVRVFDGASRPGDIATFHAASDGLLIVCAPGGPMAPEAQDAPTEIALYIRRANPGEGKGAAAPPPPLADPLMDANIQPGNTHAYEVRAGQFIQILDVQGRECSDFQAFSHRALEKGLEREIDPTTTRSLMGSLYPAPGLFAKYWTLDHEPLVEIVQDTCGRHDAFNLACTARYYEDLGYPGHVNCSDNINADLARYDVRPRGGWPAINFFFNTMLDDTNAITMDDPWSRPGDFVLVRALTDLVCISSACPCDVDPANGWNPTDIQVRIYGANEDFRRSIGFRKTAEADVEETKKTGFHDCFARHTRDFTAYNGYWLPAKMHGHGAIAEYWACREKAVVMDLSPLRKYEVTGPDSETLMQLCVTRNMKKLSVGQVVYTAMCYEHGGMIDDGTVYRLGEMNFRWIGGDDASGLWLREQAEKRGLNAWVRASTDQLHNIAVQGRLSREILSEVIWTPPAQPTLEELGWFRFAVGRIGDIHGPAVVVSRTGYSGELGYEVFCHPKDAVAVFDAVWAAGAPKGMIPLGLQALDMLRIEAGLIFAKSEFSDQTNPYEAGIGFTVPLKSKEDDFIGRAAIEERKAHPQRKIVGLDVEGGVVPSSGDCLRVGKAQVGEITSAMKSPVLGKVIALARVDVTHAEIGAPIEIGQLDGQQKRLRAVVAPYPHFDPQKARVKGDYG; this is encoded by the coding sequence ATGGGTGTGAAGCCGGTTTTCGAGACGCCATACGAGCGGCGCGGCGTGATCGCGCCGGGGCTGCCGATTTTGCCGCACGGGGTGGAGCGCCATCCGGTGCCGGGCGGCGGCAGCCGGGCGGTGCGGATCGAGCGCGGCGACGAGATCAGCGTCGTCGACCGCGAGGGGCTGCAGCCGTGCGAACTGGTCTTCTTCGCGCCGGACGGCCGGTCCGACGCGGGAATGATCGGCGCGAAAGGAGGGGCAGAGGCGAAGGGGCTTCAACGCGCCCTCGCCACGGGAGACGCTTCTGGGCGCCGGGTTCTGGCGGCGCTGGCGAAGAGTGGCTTCGATATCGGCCGGGCGGATGCGGTCAGGGTTTTCGACGGCGCCTCGCGCCCCGGCGACATCGCGACTTTTCATGCGGCTTCGGATGGGCTTCTGATCGTCTGCGCGCCCGGCGGGCCGATGGCGCCGGAGGCGCAGGACGCGCCGACCGAGATCGCGCTCTATATCCGACGCGCCAATCCCGGCGAGGGGAAGGGCGCCGCCGCGCCGCCACCGCCGCTGGCGGACCCGCTGATGGACGCCAACATCCAGCCCGGAAACACGCACGCCTATGAGGTGCGGGCCGGCCAGTTCATCCAGATACTCGATGTTCAGGGGCGGGAATGCTCGGATTTTCAGGCCTTCTCCCACCGCGCGCTGGAGAAGGGGCTGGAGCGGGAGATCGACCCGACGACAACGCGCTCGCTGATGGGCAGCCTCTATCCCGCGCCCGGCCTCTTCGCGAAATACTGGACGCTGGACCATGAGCCGTTGGTGGAGATCGTGCAGGACACCTGCGGCCGGCATGACGCCTTCAACCTCGCCTGCACGGCGCGCTATTACGAGGATCTCGGCTATCCCGGCCATGTGAACTGCTCGGACAACATCAACGCCGATCTCGCGCGCTATGATGTCCGCCCGCGCGGCGGCTGGCCGGCGATCAACTTCTTCTTCAACACGATGCTGGACGATACGAACGCGATCACCATGGACGACCCGTGGTCGCGCCCCGGCGATTTCGTGCTGGTCAGGGCGCTGACCGATCTGGTCTGCATCTCCTCGGCCTGCCCCTGCGATGTCGACCCGGCGAACGGTTGGAACCCGACCGACATTCAGGTTCGGATCTACGGCGCGAACGAGGATTTCCGGCGTTCGATTGGCTTTCGAAAGACCGCGGAGGCGGATGTGGAAGAGACGAAAAAGACCGGGTTTCACGATTGTTTCGCCCGGCACACCCGCGATTTCACCGCCTATAACGGCTACTGGCTGCCGGCGAAGATGCACGGGCATGGCGCGATCGCGGAATACTGGGCCTGCCGCGAGAAGGCGGTGGTGATGGATCTCAGCCCGCTCCGGAAATACGAGGTCACTGGCCCGGACTCGGAGACATTGATGCAGCTTTGCGTCACGCGCAACATGAAGAAGCTCTCGGTCGGTCAGGTGGTCTACACCGCGATGTGCTACGAGCATGGCGGGATGATCGACGACGGCACGGTCTACCGGCTCGGCGAGATGAATTTCCGCTGGATCGGTGGCGACGACGCCTCTGGGCTCTGGCTGCGCGAGCAGGCGGAGAAGCGCGGGCTGAACGCCTGGGTCCGCGCCTCGACCGACCAGTTGCACAACATCGCGGTGCAGGGCCGGCTGTCGCGGGAGATCCTGTCGGAGGTCATCTGGACGCCGCCGGCGCAACCGACGCTGGAGGAATTGGGCTGGTTCCGCTTCGCCGTGGGCCGGATCGGCGATATCCACGGGCCGGCGGTGGTGGTTTCGCGCACTGGCTATTCGGGCGAACTCGGCTACGAGGTGTTCTGCCATCCGAAGGACGCGGTCGCGGTGTTCGACGCGGTCTGGGCGGCGGGGGCGCCGAAGGGCATGATCCCGCTCGGCCTCCAGGCGCTCGACATGCTCCGGATCGAAGCCGGGCTGATCTTCGCGAAGAGCGAGTTTTCCGACCAGACCAACCCCTATGAGGCGGGTATCGGCTTCACCGTGCCGCTGAAGTCGAAGGAGGACGATTTCATCGGTCGCGCCGCCATCGAGGAACGGAAGGCCCATCCGCAGAGGAAAATCGTCGGACTCGATGTCGAGGGCGGCGTGGTGCCGTCGAGCGGAGATTGCCTGCGCGTCGGCAAGGCGCAGGTCGGCGAGATCACCTCGGCGATGAAATCCCCCGTTCTCGGCAAGGTGATCGCGCTGGCGCGCGTCGACGTCACCCATGCCGAGATCGGCGCGCCGATCGAGATCGGCCAGCTCGACGGCCAGCAGAAACGGCTCCGCGCCGTGGTGGCCCCCTATCCGCATTTTGACCCGCAAAAGGCGCGGGTGAAAGGCGATTACGGCTGA
- a CDS encoding LysR substrate-binding domain-containing protein: MQNLRSTLPPMGPLIAFEAAARHENFTRAAEELNLSQAAVSQQIRNLERALGTALFLRTHRKVRLSPEGRRFQHTIAAALRQIAVAAAELRARPARASLTVAADQSIAALWLLPRLPRFHARHGDIAVRLVASDEERDSLAAGVDIAIIHGAGAWPGFASTLFFGESIFPVCSQDYLARRGPIGAAAELPSHALLEFEDARWDWMNWRNWLSNTGVDLPAQTGTFRINSYPLLIEAAKNGQGVALGWDRLVDDAIASGALVRPVAESVETDAGYHFVWSEARALPDAASAFRDWAAAELSAAPQP; encoded by the coding sequence ATGCAAAATCTGCGCAGCACCCTGCCGCCGATGGGCCCGCTGATCGCGTTCGAGGCGGCGGCGCGGCACGAGAATTTCACCCGCGCGGCGGAGGAGCTCAACCTCAGCCAGGCGGCGGTCAGCCAGCAGATCCGCAATCTGGAGCGGGCGCTGGGGACGGCGCTCTTTCTCAGGACTCACCGGAAAGTGCGGCTTTCGCCGGAGGGGCGGCGCTTTCAGCACACCATCGCGGCCGCCCTCCGCCAGATCGCCGTCGCGGCGGCGGAACTGCGCGCCCGGCCGGCGCGCGCCAGCCTGACCGTCGCCGCCGACCAGTCCATCGCGGCGCTCTGGCTCCTCCCCCGCCTGCCGCGTTTTCACGCGCGCCACGGCGACATCGCGGTCCGCCTTGTGGCGTCGGACGAGGAGCGCGACAGCCTCGCGGCCGGCGTCGACATCGCGATCATCCATGGAGCCGGCGCATGGCCCGGCTTCGCCTCCACGCTCTTTTTCGGGGAGTCGATCTTTCCGGTTTGCAGCCAGGACTATCTGGCCAGACGGGGGCCGATCGGCGCCGCCGCCGAACTGCCTTCCCACGCGTTGCTCGAATTCGAAGACGCCCGCTGGGACTGGATGAACTGGCGAAACTGGCTTTCAAACACCGGGGTCGACCTGCCGGCGCAGACAGGGACATTCCGCATCAATTCATATCCCCTGCTGATCGAGGCGGCGAAGAACGGCCAGGGCGTGGCGCTCGGCTGGGACCGGCTGGTCGACGACGCCATCGCCTCCGGCGCGCTCGTCCGGCCGGTCGCGGAGTCCGTGGAAACCGACGCGGGCTATCATTTCGTCTGGTCGGAGGCGCGCGCCCTGCCCGACGCCGCCTCGGCCTTTCGCGACTGGGCCGCGGCGGAGCTTTCGGCCGCGCCTCAGCCGTAA
- a CDS encoding aromatic ring-hydroxylating oxygenase subunit alpha yields MNAPTLTLQNDDRPFRTDPQRSFTLPARFYHDPMIYEAEKPAIFYRSWHYAGHVSQVAEPGQYLTTKIHEQNVFVARGRDGVLRAFYNVCAHRGHELLEGTGKRNVITCPYHAWAFDFDGRLVSARNSENVAGFDKCDFSLKPVRVELFCGLVMINLDPDAKPFSEEFDGLEAEIRAYLPSVDTLAYAQRDTYDVAANWKVLVDNFLECYHCQNAHRDFVDLVDMGSYRTITHKRYSAQCAAAPRTTTSNAFSFTPGEVDFGYAGFFVWPNITIWIYPGEPNLSVLQMNPAGPERCVEHQDWFTPGGAVTAQLKDAIAYQKDVLQPEDIGLCESVQRGLKSRGYNQGRFIVDQGLTELSEHAVHHFQTMVAEALGAEFDE; encoded by the coding sequence ATGAACGCCCCGACCCTGACTCTCCAGAATGACGACCGGCCGTTTCGCACCGACCCGCAACGCTCCTTCACCCTTCCGGCGCGCTTCTATCACGACCCGATGATTTACGAGGCGGAGAAACCGGCGATCTTCTATCGAAGCTGGCACTATGCCGGCCATGTCAGCCAGGTGGCGGAACCGGGCCAGTACCTGACGACGAAGATTCACGAGCAGAATGTCTTTGTCGCGCGCGGGCGTGATGGCGTGTTGCGCGCCTTCTACAATGTCTGCGCCCATCGTGGGCACGAGCTGCTCGAAGGGACGGGGAAAAGGAACGTCATCACCTGCCCCTATCACGCCTGGGCGTTCGATTTCGACGGACGGCTGGTGAGCGCCCGCAATTCCGAGAATGTCGCCGGGTTCGACAAATGCGATTTCTCACTGAAGCCGGTGCGGGTGGAGCTCTTTTGCGGCCTGGTGATGATCAATCTCGATCCGGACGCGAAACCGTTCAGCGAGGAATTTGACGGACTTGAGGCCGAAATCCGCGCCTACCTGCCTTCGGTCGATACGCTGGCCTATGCGCAGCGTGACACCTACGATGTCGCCGCCAACTGGAAGGTGCTCGTCGACAATTTCCTCGAATGCTATCATTGCCAGAACGCGCACCGGGATTTCGTCGATCTGGTGGACATGGGCAGTTACCGGACCATAACCCACAAGCGCTACTCCGCCCAGTGCGCCGCCGCGCCCCGCACCACGACCAGCAATGCCTTCTCCTTCACTCCGGGCGAGGTGGATTTCGGCTATGCCGGGTTCTTCGTCTGGCCGAATATCACCATCTGGATCTATCCGGGGGAGCCGAATCTATCGGTCCTGCAGATGAACCCCGCGGGGCCGGAGCGCTGCGTCGAGCATCAGGACTGGTTCACGCCGGGCGGAGCGGTCACGGCGCAACTGAAAGACGCGATCGCCTATCAGAAGGACGTGCTGCAGCCGGAGGATATAGGTCTTTGCGAAAGCGTGCAGCGCGGGCTGAAATCGCGCGGTTACAATCAGGGCCGGTTCATCGTCGATCAGGGCCTGACGGAACTCTCCGAACACGCGGTTCACCATTTCCAGACCATGGTGGCCGAGGCGCTGGGCGCGGAGTTCGACGAATGA